From Pedobacter indicus, a single genomic window includes:
- a CDS encoding RNA polymerase sigma factor, which produces MDDKLILDKFADEKTRDEAFRLLLDKYQQKIYWHIRRFVLDHDDANDLVQDVFIKVWKNLAKFREDAQLYTWIYRIASNESITFLNKKKQNLNISIDDESSGFLAETLTESSYFNGDKAQIKLQQALLTLPDKQRLVFNMKYFEDLKYEEISEIVGTSVGALKASYHLAVKKIENYFSQTD; this is translated from the coding sequence ATGGACGATAAGTTAATTCTTGATAAATTCGCCGATGAAAAGACTCGTGATGAAGCCTTTAGATTACTTCTGGATAAATATCAACAGAAAATCTACTGGCATATTCGTCGCTTTGTTCTCGATCATGACGATGCGAATGATCTCGTTCAAGATGTATTTATCAAAGTGTGGAAAAATCTGGCAAAATTTCGTGAAGATGCTCAGTTATATACTTGGATTTATCGTATTGCTTCGAACGAAAGCATTACTTTTTTAAACAAGAAAAAGCAAAATCTTAATATATCGATTGACGACGAGAGCTCAGGATTCTTAGCTGAAACTTTAACAGAGTCATCTTATTTCAACGGCGATAAAGCTCAAATCAAACTGCAACAAGCTCTACTCACCTTACCGGACAAGCAAAGGTTAGTTTTCAACATGAAATATTTCGAGGATCTGAAATATGAAGAAATTTCTGAAATCGTCGGCACGAGTGTAGGCGCTTTAAAAGCATCTTATCATTTAGCTGTTAAGAAGATTGAGAATTATTTTTCACAAACCGATTAA
- a CDS encoding transketolase family protein, giving the protein MKKYTFTEKKDTRSGFGAGLAEVGRKNENVVALCADLIGSLKMDAFIKEFPERFYQVGIAEANMMGLAAGMTIGGKIPYTGTFANFSTGRVYDQIRQSIAYSGKNVKICASHAGLTLGEDGATHQILEDLGLMKMLPGMTVINPCDYNQTKAATIAIAEHDGPVYLRFGRPVVPVFTDPDQKFEIGKAWMVNEGKDVSIIATGHLVWEAIQAGEQLAELGIDAEIINIHTIKPLDEEAIINSIKKTGCVVTAEEHNRLGGLGDSVAQVLVKNHPVPQEYVAVDDSFGESGKPAELMEKYGLSSNDIVKAAQKVIKRK; this is encoded by the coding sequence ATGAAAAAATATACATTCACAGAAAAAAAAGACACTCGTTCAGGATTTGGCGCCGGACTAGCCGAAGTTGGACGAAAGAACGAAAATGTTGTTGCTCTTTGTGCAGATTTAATCGGCTCGTTGAAAATGGACGCCTTCATTAAGGAATTTCCAGAACGTTTTTACCAAGTTGGAATTGCCGAAGCAAATATGATGGGGCTAGCTGCAGGGATGACAATCGGCGGAAAGATCCCGTATACGGGCACATTCGCAAATTTCTCTACAGGTCGCGTATACGATCAAATTCGCCAGTCAATTGCATATTCAGGAAAGAACGTTAAAATATGTGCTTCCCATGCGGGATTAACACTTGGTGAAGACGGGGCGACTCACCAGATTCTTGAAGATTTGGGACTGATGAAAATGCTTCCCGGAATGACTGTAATCAACCCGTGTGATTATAATCAAACCAAAGCGGCCACTATCGCCATAGCAGAACATGACGGCCCTGTTTATCTTCGTTTTGGACGTCCTGTTGTTCCAGTTTTTACCGATCCCGATCAGAAATTCGAAATCGGAAAGGCATGGATGGTAAATGAAGGTAAAGATGTTAGTATTATCGCTACAGGGCATTTAGTATGGGAAGCAATTCAAGCTGGAGAGCAATTAGCTGAATTAGGCATCGATGCAGAGATCATTAACATACATACAATCAAACCACTCGATGAAGAGGCTATTATCAACTCTATAAAGAAGACAGGCTGCGTTGTCACTGCCGAAGAACACAATCGTCTAGGCGGGTTGGGAGATAGTGTTGCACAAGTTCTTGTTAAAAACCATCCAGTTCCTCAAGAATACGTGGCAGTAGATGATAGCTTCGGTGAAAGTGGCAAGCCAGCAGAGCTAATGGAAAAATACGGATTGTCTTCAAACGACATTGTAAAGGCAGCACAAAAAGTAATAAAGCGTAAGTAG
- a CDS encoding transketolase yields MSAEIDKLESIASQIRRDVVRMVHACNSGHPGGSLGCTDYFTALYFHVLDHDMNFNMDGKNEDLFFLSQGHISPVFYSTLARAGYFDISELRTFRKINSRLQGHPTTHEDLPGIRVASGSLGQGLSVAVGAAQTKKLNGDKHHVYVLMGDGELQEGQVWEAAMYAAHHKVDNLIATIDFNGQQIDGPTETVMSLGDLKAKWEAFGWDVIEMNGNQMIDVIRGFELAKIKTNKSKPVMILMHTDMGYGVDYMMGTHKWHGVAPNDEQLQLALDQLEETLGDY; encoded by the coding sequence ATGAGCGCAGAAATAGACAAATTAGAGAGCATCGCATCTCAAATCCGAAGAGATGTTGTGCGCATGGTACATGCATGCAACTCGGGTCACCCAGGAGGATCCCTAGGTTGTACCGATTACTTTACAGCCTTGTATTTCCATGTTTTAGATCATGACATGAATTTTAACATGGACGGGAAAAATGAAGACCTATTCTTTCTTTCACAAGGACACATATCACCGGTTTTTTATAGTACACTAGCACGGGCTGGCTATTTTGATATCTCAGAATTGCGTACATTTAGAAAGATCAATTCACGCTTACAAGGCCATCCAACTACACACGAAGACCTGCCAGGCATCCGTGTTGCTTCCGGCTCATTGGGCCAGGGCTTATCGGTTGCTGTTGGTGCTGCCCAAACGAAAAAGCTAAACGGTGACAAACACCATGTTTATGTCTTAATGGGAGATGGAGAACTACAAGAAGGTCAGGTTTGGGAAGCTGCCATGTATGCTGCTCACCATAAAGTTGATAACTTAATTGCTACGATTGACTTTAACGGTCAACAGATAGATGGCCCAACCGAAACAGTTATGTCTTTAGGAGATTTGAAGGCTAAATGGGAGGCTTTCGGTTGGGACGTAATTGAAATGAACGGAAATCAAATGATTGACGTTATTCGTGGATTTGAATTAGCCAAAATAAAAACAAACAAGAGCAAACCTGTTATGATCCTGATGCATACAGACATGGGATATGGTGTGGATTATATGATGGGCACACATAAATGGCATGGAGTAGCTCCCAATGACGAACAATTACAATTAGCATTGGATCAGCTCGAAGAAACATTAGGTGATTATTAA
- the bcp gene encoding thioredoxin-dependent thiol peroxidase, with amino-acid sequence MKKLEVGDPAPPFSAKNQTGETIRLDDFKGKKLILYFYPKDNTPGCTTESCNFRDNYESLLNKGFEVVGVSVDGERSHKRFADKHGLPFNLLVDDEKKMVEDYQVWVEKNLYGRKYMGTARTTFIISEEGIIEHIIKKVKNKEASQQVLDLYDQ; translated from the coding sequence ATGAAAAAACTAGAAGTAGGAGATCCAGCTCCACCATTTAGCGCCAAAAATCAAACTGGAGAAACGATTAGATTAGATGATTTTAAAGGAAAGAAACTTATCCTCTATTTTTATCCAAAAGATAATACGCCGGGGTGCACAACTGAATCCTGTAACTTCAGAGATAATTATGAAAGTTTATTGAATAAGGGTTTTGAAGTTGTTGGTGTTAGTGTGGATGGAGAAAGGTCACATAAACGTTTCGCTGATAAACATGGCCTACCATTTAATCTATTGGTCGATGACGAGAAAAAAATGGTAGAGGATTACCAAGTCTGGGTTGAAAAAAACCTTTATGGCAGAAAATATATGGGAACGGCGAGAACAACTTTTATTATTAGCGAAGAAGGGATTATCGAACACATTATTAAAAAAGTAAAAAACAAAGAGGCGAGCCAGCAAGTCCTTGATTTATACGATCAGTAA
- a CDS encoding M23 family metallopeptidase, with product MRSRLRFIKKLLTSIFLFATTVVYSQSDKSNLPVDYFSPPLKLAPQASGSFGELRPNHFHTGTDYRTKQTEGHPVYAVADGYVSRARVQIGGGGHALYIDHPNGYTSVYMHLQQFNKEIATVVKNKQYEEQSFAIDFPPGENRLQVKRGDVIALSGNTGGSGGPHLHFELRDTKTEEVINPQLFGLTIPDNVPPTLSGFTVFRLGDAPFSENTPREHLQLTGGNGVYRLSPNNTLAVNGQTGFGIVAVDRNSASANSNGIFSTELILDGKTIFKSTLDGLFFHHNRAMNSHIDYPTYILKSRRVQKNFVEPGNPLTIYSDLVNNGLIDIKDDKIHDMLYKVRDVKGNTSTLAFKVKYDPSLTVNQHLKENSYLFPFDKVNIFKQEGIIVDIPANSLYSNLNFVYSKSPKKTGAYSEVHHVHNRMIPVHTPYSLSIQVTEPIPDHMKDKLLLIDGRGRSRGGTFENGYINAKVSEFGSFYVGSDTKAPIIRPLNISENKSMASSSRISFKISDDLSGISTFNGYIDEQWVLMEYDAKTASLWHNFEPDLPKGKHRFMLVVKDGRNNEKIYQVNFTR from the coding sequence ATGAGAAGCAGATTAAGATTCATAAAGAAATTACTAACTAGTATATTTTTATTTGCTACCACCGTTGTTTATAGTCAATCTGACAAGAGTAATTTGCCAGTCGATTACTTTAGCCCCCCCTTAAAATTAGCACCTCAGGCCTCAGGAAGCTTTGGGGAACTTCGGCCAAATCATTTTCATACTGGAACAGATTATCGAACCAAACAAACAGAAGGGCATCCTGTCTATGCGGTCGCAGATGGCTATGTATCTAGGGCAAGGGTTCAAATTGGCGGTGGTGGTCATGCTCTTTATATTGATCACCCCAACGGCTATACAAGTGTCTATATGCACTTACAACAATTTAATAAAGAAATTGCCACAGTAGTCAAGAACAAGCAGTATGAAGAGCAATCTTTCGCAATTGACTTCCCTCCTGGTGAAAATCGTTTGCAGGTAAAACGGGGAGATGTAATCGCTCTATCGGGAAACACAGGTGGTTCAGGTGGCCCCCATTTGCACTTTGAATTACGAGACACTAAAACCGAGGAGGTAATTAACCCACAATTATTCGGCTTGACAATTCCAGACAACGTTCCCCCTACCCTAAGTGGTTTTACCGTTTTTCGACTAGGAGACGCTCCCTTTTCTGAAAATACACCACGTGAACATTTGCAACTAACCGGTGGCAATGGAGTTTATCGACTATCGCCAAACAATACACTAGCTGTAAACGGGCAAACAGGGTTTGGGATTGTGGCTGTCGACCGCAACTCTGCCTCTGCTAACTCTAACGGTATTTTCTCAACCGAGCTTATTTTGGATGGGAAAACAATTTTCAAATCAACGTTAGACGGGCTGTTTTTCCACCATAACCGGGCAATGAACTCTCACATTGATTATCCGACGTATATTTTAAAAAGCCGGCGTGTTCAAAAAAACTTTGTTGAACCTGGGAACCCGCTGACCATTTATAGTGATTTGGTAAATAATGGATTGATTGATATAAAGGATGACAAAATTCACGATATGCTTTATAAGGTAAGAGATGTTAAAGGGAATACAAGTACGCTTGCCTTTAAGGTAAAATACGATCCGTCATTGACAGTAAACCAGCATCTTAAGGAAAATAGCTATTTATTTCCATTTGATAAGGTTAATATTTTTAAACAGGAAGGGATCATCGTGGACATTCCGGCTAATTCGCTTTATAGCAATTTAAATTTTGTATATTCTAAGTCCCCGAAAAAGACAGGTGCATATTCGGAAGTTCATCATGTACATAATCGAATGATCCCAGTACATACGCCATATTCTTTAAGCATCCAGGTAACCGAACCTATACCCGACCACATGAAGGATAAACTCTTGTTGATCGACGGCCGAGGCCGATCCCGTGGAGGTACATTCGAAAACGGATACATAAACGCAAAGGTTTCGGAATTCGGCAGTTTTTATGTAGGAAGCGATACCAAAGCTCCCATCATAAGACCGCTTAATATTAGTGAAAACAAGTCTATGGCGTCCAGCTCTAGAATCAGCTTTAAAATTTCGGATGATCTCTCTGGCATTAGTACCTTCAATGGGTATATAGACGAACAATGGGTGTTGATGGAATATGACGCAAAGACCGCATCATTGTGGCACAATTTTGAGCCAGACCTCCCGAAAGGAAAACACCGTTTCATGTTGGTAGTTAAAGATGGCAGAAACAATGAAAAGATATATCAAGTAAATTTCACAAGATAA
- a CDS encoding fumarylacetoacetate hydrolase family protein, giving the protein MKVIAVGRNYIDHANELKNPVPTEPVIFLKPDTALLKENKDFYYPDFSQDIHYEVEVVLRICKEGKHIAEKFADKYYDRIGLGIDFTARDIQQKHKEKGLPWELAKAFDHSAAISNLLPKEGFANAQALNFHLDVNKQRVQTGATKDMIFSFAKILTFVSKYITLRNGDLIYTGTPAGVGPIQIGDHLEGYLENQKLIDFRIK; this is encoded by the coding sequence ATGAAGGTTATTGCCGTAGGACGCAATTATATTGATCACGCGAACGAGCTAAAAAACCCTGTACCGACCGAGCCGGTAATTTTTCTCAAACCAGATACCGCCCTACTAAAAGAAAACAAAGATTTTTACTACCCTGACTTTTCCCAGGATATTCATTATGAAGTCGAAGTCGTATTACGCATTTGTAAAGAGGGTAAACATATTGCAGAAAAGTTTGCTGATAAATATTACGACCGTATCGGTTTAGGAATTGATTTTACCGCTCGAGATATCCAACAAAAACACAAAGAGAAAGGATTACCTTGGGAACTGGCAAAAGCGTTTGATCATTCAGCAGCTATATCTAATCTACTACCGAAAGAGGGTTTTGCCAATGCGCAAGCCTTAAACTTTCATTTAGATGTCAACAAACAGCGTGTACAAACGGGCGCAACTAAAGATATGATCTTTTCTTTCGCTAAGATCCTTACCTTCGTTTCGAAATACATCACGCTAAGGAACGGAGATTTAATTTACACAGGAACTCCCGCGGGAGTTGGTCCGATTCAAATTGGCGATCACTTGGAAGGATACCTCGAAAACCAAAAATTAATTGATTTCAGAATTAAGTGA
- a CDS encoding T9SS type A sorting domain-containing protein has translation MKHNYFYTLIFSLIFLGTLLGLPNRASADAASTLQDSTENKTILSKLSDTRTDRPKSALYTFKPFAPYAPYLKMDHRESAKTLSNVKIYPNPISEQLNLTFKLSKTVNVSIKIMDALGNEINTLLSEELEEGNQVHTFSIKSNLNSGFYFIRIMAGTETVVKRIQIV, from the coding sequence ATGAAACACAACTACTTTTATACTCTTATTTTTTCACTCATCTTTCTCGGCACACTACTGGGGTTACCTAATCGTGCTTCAGCTGATGCTGCGTCGACGCTACAGGATTCGACAGAAAATAAGACTATCCTAAGTAAATTAAGTGATACAAGAACAGATAGACCCAAAAGTGCTCTATATACTTTTAAACCGTTCGCCCCATACGCTCCGTATTTAAAAATGGATCATCGCGAATCAGCGAAAACACTTAGCAATGTTAAGATTTACCCTAACCCGATATCAGAACAATTAAATCTTACTTTTAAACTAAGTAAAACAGTAAACGTATCCATCAAAATTATGGATGCTTTAGGGAACGAAATCAACACCTTATTGTCGGAAGAACTAGAAGAAGGCAATCAGGTTCATACATTTTCCATTAAGAGTAATCTTAATAGTGGATTCTATTTTATCAGAATCATGGCAGGAACGGAAACCGTGGTCAAAAGAATCCAAATTGTCTAA
- a CDS encoding KUP/HAK/KT family potassium transporter, protein MEKHKNLNRLSSAGLLISLGIIFGDIGTSPLYVFKAIVGDNIISSDLILGGLSCVFWILTLQTTIKYVLIVLRADNKGEGGIFSLYTLVKRRAKWLIFPAMIGGAALLADGMITPPITVSSALEGLNIYFPELPTVPIVLFIITCLFIIQRFGTSIVGKVFGPLMFIWFSTMGVLGLAYVIQQPDIFRAINPYYAINILVNYPNAWVILGAVFLCTTGAEALYSDLGHCGRSNIRVSWIFVKACLILNYFGQGVWLLQHQGLTLNYQNPFYLIMPDWFLVYGIGIATIAAIIASQAMISGSFTLISEAVRLNIWPKVRINYPSNQKGQLYVPSANFILWLGCMVVVLVFQESRHMEAAYGLAINITFLMTTILIGYFLDKKHLPKYLIVFFVSVFLLLEITLLISNGVKIVHGGWLTIILSSILFTVMLSWWWARKIKNAYVRFVDIEHYYPVLQDLSEDESVPRYASQLVYLTSANFVSEIESKIIYSILQKKPKRADVYWLVHVDVRDEPFTNEYKVTSLIDKKLIRIDFRLGFRVEQRISLLLRKVIEDMVKKGEIDIFSRYDSLKKYKMVGDFKFVVLQKVISRSNNLSFMQKIVVDIYHVLRRFSLSEEKGFGLDSSFVTVERVPLMIAETEDITIKRVDS, encoded by the coding sequence GTGGAGAAACATAAGAATCTAAACCGCTTAAGCTCTGCTGGGTTATTAATTAGCCTAGGAATTATTTTCGGAGATATTGGGACTTCTCCACTCTACGTTTTTAAAGCTATAGTTGGAGATAATATTATTTCGTCTGACTTAATTTTAGGAGGTCTCTCTTGTGTTTTTTGGATCCTTACGCTCCAAACGACGATAAAGTACGTGCTTATCGTGTTGCGTGCGGATAATAAAGGTGAAGGTGGTATTTTTTCATTATACACCTTAGTAAAGCGTCGAGCTAAATGGCTGATTTTTCCGGCCATGATTGGTGGTGCAGCGCTTCTAGCTGATGGCATGATAACACCTCCAATAACGGTTTCTTCGGCACTTGAAGGCTTGAATATTTATTTTCCTGAGCTACCGACGGTACCGATTGTTCTTTTTATTATAACTTGTCTTTTTATCATTCAGCGTTTCGGGACCTCGATAGTAGGGAAGGTTTTTGGTCCGCTTATGTTCATCTGGTTTAGCACAATGGGGGTTTTAGGTCTTGCATATGTTATTCAACAACCTGATATTTTTAGAGCCATCAATCCATATTATGCGATTAATATTCTAGTGAATTACCCGAACGCCTGGGTTATATTGGGTGCTGTATTCTTATGCACAACGGGCGCAGAAGCACTCTATTCGGATCTGGGTCATTGTGGAAGATCAAATATCCGGGTAAGCTGGATATTTGTAAAAGCGTGTCTGATCCTGAATTACTTTGGCCAGGGGGTATGGCTATTGCAGCATCAAGGCCTGACCTTAAATTATCAAAACCCATTTTATCTCATCATGCCAGATTGGTTTTTGGTCTATGGGATTGGCATAGCTACGATTGCGGCTATTATCGCAAGTCAAGCGATGATTTCAGGTTCTTTTACGTTAATTTCCGAAGCAGTTAGACTCAATATTTGGCCCAAAGTTCGGATTAACTACCCTAGTAATCAAAAAGGCCAGCTCTATGTCCCTTCGGCTAATTTTATTTTATGGTTAGGCTGTATGGTGGTCGTATTGGTCTTTCAGGAGTCCCGTCATATGGAGGCTGCTTATGGTTTAGCCATTAATATTACTTTTTTGATGACCACCATATTAATAGGATATTTCTTAGATAAAAAACATTTACCAAAATATCTAATTGTGTTTTTTGTATCGGTCTTTCTACTTCTAGAAATTACTCTGCTAATTAGTAACGGGGTCAAAATAGTTCACGGAGGTTGGTTAACAATAATTCTGAGCAGCATTTTGTTTACTGTTATGTTATCTTGGTGGTGGGCTAGGAAAATCAAAAATGCCTACGTTCGGTTCGTTGATATCGAACACTATTATCCTGTACTTCAAGATCTAAGTGAGGATGAATCTGTTCCGCGATATGCTTCGCAATTAGTCTATCTCACATCTGCTAATTTTGTTTCTGAAATTGAATCGAAAATTATTTACTCCATTCTTCAGAAAAAACCGAAACGAGCGGACGTCTATTGGCTAGTACATGTAGATGTACGGGATGAACCTTTTACAAATGAATATAAAGTAACCAGTCTTATAGATAAAAAATTGATCCGTATCGATTTCCGACTTGGCTTTCGTGTCGAACAACGAATCAGCTTATTGCTTCGCAAGGTGATTGAGGATATGGTAAAAAAAGGTGAAATCGATATTTTCAGCCGATACGATAGTTTAAAAAAATATAAAATGGTCGGTGATTTTAAATTTGTTGTTTTACAAAAAGTAATTTCACGATCTAATAATCTGAGCTTTATGCAAAAGATCGTTGTGGATATTTACCATGTTCTTCGACGATTTAGTTTGTCCGAAGAAAAAGGCTTTGGTCTTGATTCCAGTTTTGTGACGGTCGAACGGGTTCCTTTGATGATTGCCGAAACAGAAGATATAACAATTAAGCGCGTTGATTCGTAA
- a CDS encoding retropepsin-like aspartic protease has product MTEIPLILLNLQNDGFHLLVEVTVFDKPFRAVLDTGASKTVFDKASVETHIDPELIKPSDQLSTGLGTNTMESYTLTIPDFKIGDLHLKNYEAAVLDLSTINIAYQQLDMEPVIGVIGGDLLYEYKAKIDYESRSLCLGLSKR; this is encoded by the coding sequence ATGACTGAAATTCCTTTGATCTTACTGAATTTACAAAACGATGGCTTTCACCTTTTGGTGGAGGTCACCGTTTTCGACAAACCATTCCGTGCAGTTTTGGACACTGGAGCATCAAAAACTGTATTTGATAAAGCCAGTGTGGAAACTCATATCGATCCAGAATTAATTAAACCCTCTGACCAACTATCGACCGGGTTGGGAACGAATACGATGGAAAGCTATACGCTTACAATTCCGGATTTCAAAATTGGTGATTTGCACCTGAAGAACTATGAAGCTGCGGTTTTAGATCTATCTACCATCAACATTGCGTACCAACAACTTGACATGGAACCTGTGATAGGTGTCATTGGTGGCGATTTACTCTACGAGTATAAAGCAAAGATCGATTATGAAAGTCGTTCCTTGTGTTTGGGTCTATCCAAAAGATAA
- the mdh gene encoding malate dehydrogenase, with product MKITIVGAGAVGATTADNIVRKELAEEVVLLDIKEGFAEGKAQDMSQTAALLGFDTTITGVTNDYSKTAGSSVAVITSGIPRKPGMTREELIGTNASIVKDVAENLLKYSPEIILVVVSNPMDTMTYLALKATGLPKNRIIGMGGTLDSARFRYQLSKKLGASAGDLNAIVIGGHGDTTMIPLIKHATWNSIPVTEFLSSEDQEEIVKATMVGGATLTKLIGTSAWYAPGAASAAVVESIVRDQKKLFTASVYLDGEYGFSDINLGVPIIIGKSGVEKILPMSLDDEDQARLSESANAVQKMNDVLKDTGIL from the coding sequence ATGAAAATAACAATCGTAGGTGCTGGAGCAGTAGGTGCTACTACTGCAGATAATATTGTCCGCAAAGAGCTCGCGGAAGAAGTCGTACTCTTAGATATTAAAGAGGGCTTTGCCGAAGGAAAAGCACAGGACATGTCCCAAACTGCTGCTCTGCTCGGCTTCGATACCACAATTACAGGCGTAACAAATGATTACAGTAAAACGGCTGGTTCAAGTGTAGCTGTGATTACCTCTGGTATTCCACGTAAACCTGGAATGACGCGTGAAGAGTTAATTGGCACTAATGCTTCTATCGTAAAGGATGTAGCGGAAAATCTTTTAAAATATTCACCTGAAATTATTTTAGTGGTTGTCTCAAATCCAATGGATACAATGACCTATTTAGCATTGAAAGCGACGGGACTTCCCAAAAATCGGATTATCGGGATGGGTGGAACTCTCGACTCAGCAAGATTTCGTTATCAGCTAAGTAAGAAGTTAGGTGCTTCTGCAGGAGATTTAAACGCTATTGTAATTGGCGGTCATGGTGACACGACAATGATTCCGCTCATTAAACATGCGACATGGAATAGTATTCCTGTTACGGAGTTTCTTTCATCTGAAGATCAAGAGGAAATCGTGAAGGCAACGATGGTGGGAGGCGCAACGTTGACGAAGTTAATCGGCACCTCTGCTTGGTATGCACCCGGAGCAGCATCTGCAGCAGTAGTGGAAAGTATTGTCCGCGATCAGAAAAAATTATTTACTGCGTCGGTGTACCTTGACGGAGAATATGGTTTCTCAGATATCAATCTCGGTGTACCTATTATTATCGGAAAAAGTGGTGTAGAGAAGATTTTGCCAATGAGCTTAGACGATGAAGATCAAGCGCGCCTCAGCGAAAGTGCAAATGCTGTACAGAAGATGAATGATGTCCTGAAAGATACCGGTATATTATAA